Part of the Sphingobium lignivorans genome is shown below.
AAAGTCCGGATCATCGGACATCGCCTCGAATATTCGCCACCACACGCCTTTCGCGCTCCAGCGACTGAAGCACCGGAACACGCTGTTCCAGTCCCCGAAAACTCGGGAAAATCACGCCAGGGCGAGCTCGTCCGAACGATCCAGAGCACCGCTTCAACAAACATCCGGTTGTTCCGCCCCGTCGACCCCTTCTGATCAGGACGACCGATGATCAACGGCGCCATCCGCTCCCAAGCCCCATCGCTCAGTACCAATCGATCCATCACACCCAACGCTGCCTCCAAAAGACAGCCTTGAATCAGACTTCAACACAAATGAGAATCCCAAGAGTCCACACAACCTAGCGCCTGCGCGGTTATGGGCTCAAGATCAAGACGGCAACGCTCTGTCAGCCCTTCCGGAGTTCGCATGGGCACGCCGGGCAGAGGCTGCATCGCCAATGCGCCCGAGCGCTTTTTGCGTTTGCGCTGCTCTTCGTCGCTCTGGCATTTGGCGCGAGGTTTCCGGAAAGAAAACGACCATTCGTTGCGCGCCGTGCTGCGGAGCTCGGGGCGCGGCAAGTATGTCCGAAGGTTACTCTGTAGCGACGCCCGGCAGACTGATGAACGGAGGGTGGCTCCAGGGCGCCATTCAGAGTTGCCGAGCGCCTGGTATGACGGCGAAGCTTGCCCGTGCTTCACGGCCTACGTACCGGGTCCAATGATGGCCAGGACCGTCCGAGTGCCTGCGGGCGGGTGGTCAGGAATGCATTGATCGAATGGATCTTGCCGCCCCAGACCTTGAAGGCTTCGAAGGTGATCAGCGCATTGCCCGGCTCATAAGACCCGGTGTCGCCGAAATTCATCCAAAGGAGTACGATACCCTGTTCTTCGTCAACGGCCGCTACGCTTGCGAGAATGGCGGGATGGACGAAGATGTTCTGTGCATAGAGGCCGCAATCGGCCCGTCCGCAACCTTCACCGGCTGTGACAACCCCATTTTCGACCCGATAGGTCTCGGCTGCGAACGGCGTGTCGGCGTCCGTGAAATTGCCGACTCTCAGACCTTCAGTATAGGTCAGCGCAGTCTCGATCATCGATTGCCGAGACTGCTTTCCGCTCGCCGGCACGGGATCGTTCATGCCTTTGATCGGGCTGCCGAGCACCTTGGGCTGAAAGCGCGAATTGGGCGTGAAGCGTTGGACGAGCGTCTCAACGCCGGCAATGCGGCCGCCCTCGACATGCAGCACCACCGAGAGGAGAACGGGATTCTTCCCCTCCCGCATTTCGACATGGGCGGCAGCGACCTGCTTGCGCAGATCGATATAGTCCTGCCGGAAGCCCCCCTTGCCGGTCACCGATTTCCACAGGCCTTCGCCGGGCTTCATATCCTGAGAATCTTCGGTGAATCGCGCGCGCGGCGCCAGCGGCAGCTTCGAGGGATCGCCCGCCGCCAGCGCATCGACATAGCTAGTGAGCAGGCCGGTCAGGCAGGCCCTGTCACAGGCATCGATGGACTGCGCATCCGCGGGCCGCGCCGCCGCCGCCGCCGGCAACAGGCTCGCCCATGCAAACGCCACCGCGCTGAAGCCGAGCATCACATGATGTCCAATCCGCATTGCTTTATCCCCTCCTGATTCATCCTTTATTGGTTCGGGCGTTCACATGACGAAGCGGAAGCCCACCCGGAACGAGCGGCCGACACGTTCGTAATTCGGTCCGCCCGAAAACACGAAGACGGCTGGCGGGCGCTCGTTGAAGAGGTTCGACACGTTGAAGAAGATCTCGCGCTTGTGCTTGCCCTCCCCGGCATCGAGGCTGGCCTGAAGGCCGACATAGGTGCGTGACGAGATGCTGTTGTCGTTGATGTCGGTCGGCAGGACGAACGTGTTGTCATACTTGCCGCCGCCAATATAGCTGATGTCCGCAAAGACGTTGAACGGGCTCATCTGGAAACCGAGCGTGGCGTTGCCGGTCCATTTGGGCTGCGCATTCGAGATATCGCCCGCGCGCTCGACCGCGGTCACGCCATCGCTGACCTTGTAGGAGAAGGTCCGGTTGGCGAGGAACCGCGCCGAGGCTGTGCCGGCGCCGACCGGAATATGATAGCTCACTTCGATGTCGAGGCCATCGGTCTTCAGCGATTGCAGATTGAGATAGGGATTGTCGATCCGGGTGATCGCGCCATTGGTCCGCGTGATGAGTGCGCAGAGGTTCTGGTTGCCGGCAACGCAGCGATTGACGATGTCCTGTAGCGACAGGGTCGAAATCGCGCTGATGATGTTGATCTTGTAGTAATCGACCGAGAATTCGAGCCCCCGAAAGAACGGAGGACGCACCACCACGCCGGCGGCGGTGGTGTCCGCACGCTCCGGACGCAGGTTCGGATTACCGAGCGAATAGGTCTGGAATGTCGGCGAAGTGTTGGTGACGGGATCGATCACGCCGGCCGTCGATAGCACGGGCGAGGTAAACAACTCGACGATATTGGGCGCACGGATATCGCGCGATCGGGTCGCGCGGAAGCGTATCCCGTCGACCGGTTCCCAGTTGGCACCCACCTTCCAGGTCGTGATCGATCCGCTGGTGCTATAGTCGGTCACGCGAATGGCCCCATTCAGATCGAGCGATCGCAAGAAAGGCACGTCCTTCGCGAGCGGCACGACGGTCTCGGCGAAGACCTCCTTCATATTGAGATTGCCAGATAATGGCTTGGGATTGCCGAGACCGAAGGCATTGGCCTGAGACAGGGAATCCGACGTCTGGCGAGCAGATTCCTCACGATATTCGCCACCGGCGACGACGGACACCGGTCCGGCCCAGGTCGAGAAGGGCTCACCGGAGAGGCTCGCCGCGACGACCTTCTGCGTCACCGTCAGATCGGCGCGGGAGGTCCCGAAGACATAGGCGGCAGCAGCTGGAGATACCGGGGCGAAGCGCGTTGCGGTCGGCCCGAAGATGTTGAGCGGAATGCAGCCATTATTCGGATTGGTGATCGTCGAACGGCAAACGATCTTGCCGCTGGCCACGCCGGTGAGGATCAGGCCCTCATCGACCGCATCCGAAGCCAAGGCGAGATTGGCACGGATCGAGTTGTTCTCGATCAGGAGCTTTTGCTTGTTCTCGCCATATTCGCCATAGACATCGAGATACCAGCTGCCGCCGATATTGCCCTGAAGTCCGATCACGGCACGGAAGGTGTCATTCGTGCGGCTCACCTGGGACGCCCCGAAATCCTCGGAATAACGCCCGACGCTGATCGTCTGCAGGCCAAGCGTCTCCATCAGGGTCTTCACCGACTGCGGAAGGTAGGCATTGTCGCGCTGAATGACGAAATTGCCTGTAATCAGCGTATTGGCCGGGGAACTGAAGAATGGGCCGGGCTTGTTGCGCGCGATCACGCCGGTCGCATAGGCGGTGAGGCCGTCCGTCACGTCCCAGCTGATGCGGCCATAGCCCGTCGCCTTTTCCTGCGGCAATGCGGAGAGCGAGACCGACAGGTCCCAGGCCTCGCCGTCGAACCGGCCGGGCAGGACATGGTTGGATGTGCCCACATAGGTGCCGACGGGCTGCTGGAAGGTCGTGCCGCCCGACCCGAATTCGAGCCCGGCCAGCGGCCCGCCCACGATGACACCGCCGAGCGTGGCTGTCCGCGTGTAATTATAGGGCACGATCAGGCGGCGGAACTGGCCGTTGGTCGGCGTCCACGCCGGATTGGTAATCAATCGGGCGATCGGATACTCGGTGTCCGGCCGCGCATTGATCGGCACGCCATTGGCCCGCACATATTCGCCGCTCAGCAGGACATGGCCGCGCTCGGCGAAGCGGAAGCCGCCGCTGAGCGATGCGCGGACGGTGCGGTTGTCGCCATAGGTCGAGATGCCGATCTCCGCCGCGCCCTTGAGGCCCGTGAAGCGATTGTCGAGAACGAAGTTCACCACGCCAGCCACAGCATCGGAACCATATGCGGCCGAGGCGCCACCGGTTACCACGTCGACGCGCTGGATCAGTGCACTCGGAATGACGCCGATGTCGACCGTGCCGATGGAGGTACTGGGCACGAAGCGTTGCCCGTCGAGCAGCACGAGCGT
Proteins encoded:
- a CDS encoding transposase produces the protein MDRLVLSDGAWERMAPLIIGRPDQKGSTGRNNRMFVEAVLWIVRTSSPWRDFPEFSGTGTACSGASVAGARKACGGEYSRRCPMIRTLSI
- a CDS encoding TonB-dependent receptor yields the protein MAAFATGVCIMAMAVPAQAQDRQFNIAAGNLKTVLDAFSRQAGTPIIYQGGEMQGLRSKGYRGKASPQEALEALLRGTGFGMRVDTSGALAVARLGNGQGNEAGQPGGTPEATSDLFGNGSGDPVAGEIVVTGTRVVRDGYDAPTPTTVIGSTLIDSKAPTTIIDALITLPVFKNSSTAQTAGVGQAGSSGQSFANLRGLGANRTLVLLDGQRFVPSTSIGTVDIGVIPSALIQRVDVVTGGASAAYGSDAVAGVVNFVLDNRFTGLKGAAEIGISTYGDNRTVRASLSGGFRFAERGHVLLSGEYVRANGVPINARPDTEYPIARLITNPAWTPTNGQFRRLIVPYNYTRTATLGGVIVGGPLAGLEFGSGGTTFQQPVGTYVGTSNHVLPGRFDGEAWDLSVSLSALPQEKATGYGRISWDVTDGLTAYATGVIARNKPGPFFSSPANTLITGNFVIQRDNAYLPQSVKTLMETLGLQTISVGRYSEDFGASQVSRTNDTFRAVIGLQGNIGGSWYLDVYGEYGENKQKLLIENNSIRANLALASDAVDEGLILTGVASGKIVCRSTITNPNNGCIPLNIFGPTATRFAPVSPAAAAYVFGTSRADLTVTQKVVAASLSGEPFSTWAGPVSVVAGGEYREESARQTSDSLSQANAFGLGNPKPLSGNLNMKEVFAETVVPLAKDVPFLRSLDLNGAIRVTDYSTSGSITTWKVGANWEPVDGIRFRATRSRDIRAPNIVELFTSPVLSTAGVIDPVTNTSPTFQTYSLGNPNLRPERADTTAAGVVVRPPFFRGLEFSVDYYKINIISAISTLSLQDIVNRCVAGNQNLCALITRTNGAITRIDNPYLNLQSLKTDGLDIEVSYHIPVGAGTASARFLANRTFSYKVSDGVTAVERAGDISNAQPKWTGNATLGFQMSPFNVFADISYIGGGKYDNTFVLPTDINDNSISSRTYVGLQASLDAGEGKHKREIFFNVSNLFNERPPAVFVFSGGPNYERVGRSFRVGFRFVM